One Bacillota bacterium DNA window includes the following coding sequences:
- a CDS encoding substrate-binding domain-containing protein: MLRTKASVSCRTRFRRLSLALLTSLLVTVYGVAAMAAPANRVVILATTTSTQDSGLLDVLVPMFESQTGYVVKTIAVGTGQALALGARGEADVLLCHAPEAEMELVASGAVTHRRLVMHNDFVVVGWADDPARVRGSKSAAEAFARIGTAQAVFVSRGDDSGTHKKEMQIWSKAGITPGGRWYQEAGAGMGQTLNITSEKRGYTLTDRATYLALRKYLGLEILVEGDPELLNVYHVMAVNPEKFKKVNEPGALAFVDFMVAPKTQEVIASFGIEDYGEPLFFADAGKREEDLGR, from the coding sequence ATGCTTCGTACAAAGGCCTCTGTTTCGTGCCGCACAAGATTTCGACGCCTCTCACTCGCCCTCCTCACGAGCCTCCTTGTCACGGTTTACGGGGTTGCGGCCATGGCCGCGCCAGCAAACCGAGTGGTCATCCTGGCCACCACTACGAGCACCCAGGACAGCGGCCTCCTCGACGTGCTCGTTCCGATGTTCGAAAGCCAGACCGGGTACGTAGTGAAGACCATTGCGGTCGGCACCGGACAAGCCCTTGCGCTGGGGGCGCGAGGCGAGGCAGACGTGCTGCTGTGCCATGCACCTGAAGCCGAGATGGAGCTCGTCGCAAGCGGCGCCGTCACACACCGCAGGCTCGTGATGCACAACGACTTTGTCGTCGTCGGTTGGGCGGACGACCCCGCACGCGTGCGCGGCAGCAAGTCGGCCGCGGAGGCTTTCGCGAGGATCGGAACGGCGCAGGCGGTTTTCGTGTCGAGGGGGGACGACTCGGGCACACACAAGAAAGAGATGCAGATCTGGTCGAAAGCCGGGATAACGCCGGGCGGACGGTGGTACCAGGAAGCAGGCGCGGGCATGGGGCAGACTCTCAATATAACATCGGAGAAGAGAGGCTACACGCTTACGGACCGCGCCACGTACCTCGCGCTGAGGAAGTATCTCGGCCTTGAGATCCTCGTGGAGGGAGACCCGGAACTGCTGAACGTGTACCACGTAATGGCGGTGAACCCCGAGAAGTTCAAGAAGGTGAACGAACCGGGCGCCCTTGCGTTCGTGGACTTCATGGTGGCCCCGAAGACTCAGGAAGTCATAGCCTCTTTCGGTATCGAGGATTACGGCGAGCCGCTGTTCTTCGCGGATGCCGGCAAGAGAGAAGAGGATCTCGGGCGGTGA
- a CDS encoding ATP-binding cassette domain-containing protein, translating into MREAILELEDVKVCRGAHLVVDVGRLAVARGETVAVVGPNGAGKTTLLQVMACLLRPREGKVSVFGERLERRTDLVRLRRRMALVLQRPYLLDGTVFDNLAVGLRLRGVPKDEVRARVERALDTFGIEHLAGRRARTLSGGESQRVSLARAFALDPELLFLDEPTSSLDMPTRMELLRELGEVVRMTRVTTVFVTHDVVEIPFVADRTLVMKGGRIIADGPLRSVLGADVRQAVAGVAASASWILCGDGDGGAGFPVARDPR; encoded by the coding sequence TTGAGGGAAGCGATTCTCGAACTAGAGGATGTGAAGGTGTGCCGCGGCGCGCACCTAGTTGTGGATGTTGGGCGTCTTGCGGTCGCGCGCGGCGAGACGGTCGCCGTGGTTGGCCCGAACGGGGCGGGGAAGACCACTCTCCTGCAGGTCATGGCGTGTCTTCTCAGGCCGCGGGAGGGCAAGGTGTCCGTGTTCGGCGAGAGGCTGGAACGGCGCACTGACCTCGTGAGGCTGCGACGCAGAATGGCATTGGTGCTTCAGCGTCCGTACCTTCTGGACGGCACGGTGTTCGACAACTTGGCGGTCGGCCTTCGGCTGCGAGGTGTCCCGAAAGACGAGGTCCGCGCGAGAGTGGAGCGGGCGCTCGACACTTTCGGGATCGAGCACCTCGCCGGGCGGCGCGCGAGGACGCTCTCCGGAGGCGAAAGCCAGAGGGTGAGCCTGGCGAGGGCTTTCGCGCTCGATCCCGAGCTGTTGTTCCTGGACGAGCCCACGAGCTCGTTGGACATGCCGACCAGGATGGAGCTCCTCCGAGAACTCGGCGAGGTCGTGAGGATGACGAGGGTGACGACGGTATTCGTAACCCACGATGTCGTCGAGATCCCCTTCGTAGCGGACAGGACCTTGGTCATGAAAGGCGGTCGGATAATCGCTGACGGGCCGCTTAGAAGCGTGCTGGGTGCGGACGTTAGGCAAGCCGTCGCGGGTGTCGCCGCATCGGCCAGCTGGATTCTGTGTGGGGATGGTGATGGCGGTGCCGGTTTTCCTGTCGCTCGTGACCCCCGATGA
- a CDS encoding SpoIID/LytB domain-containing protein, giving the protein MRRATAVCAMILGAAAMWACGAFASGTGMAGGWVGGDDAAVGGAGDAVEGQRIVMRVRLSVKLPLRFELRQDSEAMAVSHEVVERETASARPFTKVLEGSCSDEEAYAVEVAGLDSADDVLLLRSALAARLSQSDRLRYSPSICRDDGRWILRVGATGDPEAVHKLREELARAGAGMEHSVIPTTVILRPKVIERVHLKASHEPYEVRAGDRPGELVLAAPSGELVSFLGEGVRVVPRDPLDMAFNLGGVWYKGELQITRKDSWDGRVELVATNRIDIECYVEGVLAGEVYPNWELEALKAQAVAARTYALYRKAGSCGREYDVDDTVAYQRYSGGHYVESFSKAVAQTRGEVITYGGRLAKAHYFASSGGMTEGDEEIWLGGGDEPYLEPVADFDQSCPHYVWQNLPALWAADFLAKLGLQPGFPAWIEPALALDGKILSYRFRTPSDSLTLTREQVRHKLGLKSPRFTLRLVGSEETGVSLAAMSGSPRDEVTGVRDAGARPALPDVRQCVPLRSGGLTTGYRVTLEKGVTVKGNAVEAASARQLSPETLVIVDGRGYGHGVGLSQWGAQGMATMRNEAGEPAYDYVAILKHYYTGVDVADGYGLRSAGAVVGFDAASGLEIAPRASGPEQAGELEPSQPLTCD; this is encoded by the coding sequence TTGCGCAGGGCAACTGCGGTGTGCGCGATGATTCTGGGGGCCGCAGCCATGTGGGCGTGCGGCGCCTTCGCTTCGGGGACCGGCATGGCGGGCGGCTGGGTCGGCGGCGACGACGCGGCCGTGGGCGGCGCGGGTGACGCGGTCGAAGGGCAGAGGATAGTGATGCGAGTGCGTCTGTCGGTCAAGCTCCCGCTCAGGTTCGAATTGAGGCAGGATTCCGAGGCGATGGCGGTCTCTCACGAGGTGGTGGAGCGGGAGACGGCTTCCGCGCGGCCGTTCACCAAGGTTCTTGAGGGGTCGTGCTCGGATGAGGAGGCCTACGCGGTTGAGGTTGCGGGGCTCGACAGCGCCGATGACGTCCTTCTCTTGAGATCCGCTCTGGCGGCGCGGCTTTCGCAGAGCGACAGACTGCGCTATTCGCCGAGCATATGCCGCGATGATGGCCGGTGGATCCTTCGAGTCGGCGCGACAGGCGACCCGGAAGCCGTGCACAAGCTGAGGGAGGAACTCGCGCGGGCTGGTGCGGGCATGGAGCATAGCGTCATCCCCACGACGGTCATCCTCAGGCCGAAGGTCATCGAGAGAGTTCACCTCAAGGCCTCACATGAGCCCTACGAGGTGCGAGCGGGGGATCGCCCCGGCGAGCTCGTGCTCGCAGCTCCATCCGGCGAGCTCGTATCGTTCTTGGGCGAGGGTGTGCGAGTCGTGCCGCGAGACCCGCTCGACATGGCGTTCAATCTGGGAGGAGTCTGGTACAAAGGCGAGCTTCAGATAACGCGGAAGGACTCATGGGACGGCCGCGTCGAACTCGTGGCGACGAACAGGATAGACATCGAGTGCTACGTTGAGGGAGTCCTGGCGGGCGAAGTATACCCGAATTGGGAGCTAGAGGCGCTCAAGGCGCAAGCGGTGGCTGCAAGGACGTACGCGCTGTATCGAAAGGCCGGCAGCTGCGGTCGTGAGTATGACGTGGACGACACCGTGGCGTACCAGCGATACTCCGGAGGACACTACGTGGAGTCGTTCAGCAAGGCGGTGGCTCAAACGCGCGGAGAGGTCATCACGTACGGGGGGCGTCTCGCCAAGGCACACTACTTCGCTTCCAGCGGTGGCATGACTGAAGGTGACGAAGAGATCTGGCTGGGCGGGGGAGACGAACCATATCTCGAGCCAGTGGCCGACTTCGATCAGTCGTGCCCTCACTACGTCTGGCAGAACCTCCCGGCGCTGTGGGCCGCGGATTTCCTCGCGAAGCTCGGACTCCAACCAGGTTTTCCTGCCTGGATAGAGCCTGCATTGGCGCTGGACGGCAAGATCCTCAGCTATCGTTTCAGGACGCCCTCGGACAGTCTTACCCTGACGCGGGAACAAGTGAGGCACAAGCTCGGTCTGAAGAGCCCGCGTTTCACCCTGAGGCTCGTGGGCTCGGAGGAGACGGGCGTATCGCTCGCCGCAATGTCCGGCTCGCCTCGTGACGAGGTGACGGGCGTGCGTGACGCAGGAGCACGACCAGCCTTGCCCGACGTTCGGCAATGTGTGCCGTTGAGGTCGGGGGGGCTCACCACAGGTTACAGGGTCACGCTCGAGAAGGGCGTGACGGTGAAGGGGAACGCGGTAGAGGCCGCGAGCGCGAGACAGCTATCTCCCGAGACACTGGTGATAGTGGACGGCAGGGGATATGGCCACGGAGTCGGCCTCAGCCAATGGGGCGCTCAGGGAATGGCCACGATGCGGAACGAGGCGGGAGAACCCGCGTATGATTACGTGGCGATTCTGAAGCACTACTACACCGGCGTGGACGTCGCGGACGGCTACGGTCTACGCTCGGCCGGCGCCGTCGTCGGGTTCGACGCTGCTTCCGGGCTGGAGATCGCGCCCCGGGCCAGCGGGCCCGAGCAAGCTGGCGAACTCGAGCCCTCGCAACCGCTTACCTGCGACTAG
- a CDS encoding molybdopterin molybdotransferase MoeA produces MAVPVFLSLVTPDEARRRLEEHIQPGPREVETCELLEACGRVLAEDVASPCDLPGFARSTVDGFAVRAADTFGASDSMPALLTVSGEVRMGEAACFALGPGECARLATGAMLPSGSDAVVMVETTEDVGSTLIAVSRPVVPGENVVGATEDVARGGVLMRRGCRLRPQDIGMLAAAGVSRVKVATGPRVAIVSTGDELVEVDEVPAPGKVRDANSYSLYAAALAAGARPVSAGVVRDDYHEVISTMREKLAQADMLVVSGGSSIGTQDLAHDAVDSLGAPGVLVHGVAVRPGKPTIIAVADGKPVFGLPGHPVSCLTMFRVFVEPAIARWMGAIPERREVTGRLGANVASVAGREDYVGVRISVRGGVTWADPVFTKSALISGLVESDGFVRIPPEVTGLERGALVTIILF; encoded by the coding sequence ATGGCGGTGCCGGTTTTCCTGTCGCTCGTGACCCCCGATGAGGCTCGGCGAAGGCTCGAAGAACACATTCAGCCGGGGCCGCGCGAGGTCGAAACGTGCGAGCTTCTCGAAGCCTGCGGCCGCGTGCTTGCGGAGGACGTTGCGTCCCCTTGCGATCTGCCGGGTTTTGCCAGGTCAACCGTTGACGGCTTCGCGGTCCGCGCCGCCGACACGTTCGGCGCAAGCGATTCCATGCCCGCGTTGCTCACAGTCTCGGGGGAGGTGCGAATGGGGGAGGCTGCCTGCTTCGCGCTGGGCCCGGGGGAATGCGCTCGCCTCGCGACCGGCGCTATGCTGCCCAGTGGCTCTGATGCCGTGGTGATGGTGGAGACCACCGAAGACGTAGGGAGCACGCTCATCGCGGTGTCGAGACCCGTGGTCCCCGGCGAGAACGTCGTCGGCGCGACGGAGGACGTGGCGCGGGGCGGCGTGCTCATGAGGCGGGGCTGCAGACTACGTCCCCAAGACATCGGGATGCTCGCCGCCGCGGGAGTGTCCAGAGTGAAGGTGGCGACAGGCCCACGGGTGGCGATAGTGTCAACAGGAGACGAGCTCGTGGAAGTCGACGAGGTACCTGCACCGGGCAAGGTACGCGACGCCAACTCGTACTCCCTGTATGCGGCGGCGCTCGCTGCCGGCGCAAGGCCCGTGTCCGCAGGTGTGGTAAGGGATGACTACCATGAGGTCATCTCGACCATGCGCGAGAAGCTCGCCCAGGCCGACATGCTCGTTGTCTCGGGTGGCAGTTCCATTGGAACGCAGGACCTGGCGCATGACGCGGTGGACTCTCTCGGAGCGCCTGGCGTGCTGGTGCATGGGGTGGCCGTTCGACCGGGCAAGCCCACGATTATAGCCGTGGCCGACGGAAAACCGGTGTTCGGACTGCCGGGCCACCCTGTGTCGTGTCTCACGATGTTCAGGGTGTTCGTGGAGCCGGCCATAGCGCGGTGGATGGGAGCGATACCCGAGAGGCGGGAGGTAACGGGGCGCCTTGGGGCGAACGTGGCGTCGGTGGCCGGCCGGGAGGATTACGTGGGGGTGAGGATATCCGTGCGTGGCGGGGTGACGTGGGCAGACCCGGTCTTCACCAAGTCAGCTCTCATATCCGGCCTGGTAGAGTCAGACGGCTTCGTGAGGATCCCCCCGGAGGTCACTGGCCTCGAGAGGGGAGCCCTCGTGACGATCATTCTGTTCTAA
- the tsaB gene encoding tRNA (adenosine(37)-N6)-threonylcarbamoyltransferase complex dimerization subunit type 1 TsaB, protein MRVLGIDTSTFTGGVALVSDDEVVAEYSAIVTRRNSESVAAACERLLAEAGWSVCDLDAVAVAVGPGSFTGVRIGVATAKALAYVLDVPIGAVVTLDAIAANLPFSDALICPLISARRDIVYSAVYRVRGLYPERVSDYEVGSVREVVRRVLDRAGAGVCDGVHALGAAGVALGDGRGVRKERVVFVGDGARAHRRLILESAGEGLATGPEWCVAPRPAVVAALGRIAVGSGQSRNAFEVEPFYLGKSSAETAHGGTASCGGRARGGC, encoded by the coding sequence TTGCGGGTCCTGGGTATTGACACTTCGACGTTCACCGGAGGCGTGGCGCTAGTATCCGACGACGAAGTGGTCGCCGAATACAGCGCCATTGTAACGAGGAGGAACTCTGAAAGTGTCGCAGCCGCATGTGAGAGGCTCCTGGCGGAGGCTGGATGGAGTGTCTGTGACCTCGACGCCGTGGCGGTGGCAGTAGGCCCCGGGTCGTTCACCGGCGTCCGCATAGGGGTGGCTACCGCCAAAGCCCTCGCCTACGTGCTCGACGTGCCTATCGGCGCGGTAGTGACCCTGGACGCCATAGCGGCGAACCTTCCGTTTTCGGACGCACTCATCTGCCCGCTCATTTCGGCCAGGCGCGACATCGTCTACTCGGCTGTGTACCGCGTGCGAGGGCTCTATCCCGAGAGGGTGAGCGACTACGAGGTGGGGAGCGTACGTGAGGTCGTAAGACGCGTGCTCGACCGCGCGGGTGCGGGTGTTTGCGACGGCGTGCATGCCCTTGGCGCCGCAGGTGTCGCTTTGGGAGACGGGCGGGGCGTGAGGAAAGAAAGGGTTGTCTTCGTGGGCGATGGCGCGAGGGCGCACAGACGGCTCATCCTGGAGAGCGCGGGCGAAGGGCTTGCGACCGGACCGGAATGGTGCGTCGCCCCTCGTCCGGCTGTTGTGGCTGCTCTCGGAAGGATCGCTGTCGGCTCCGGTCAATCCAGGAACGCGTTTGAAGTTGAGCCGTTCTATCTGGGGAAGTCCAGCGCCGAAACGGCGCACGGTGGGACGGCGTCATGCGGGGGGCGTGCGCGAGGTGGATGTTGA
- a CDS encoding ABC transporter permease, whose amino-acid sequence MDLVVEGIAKALRLLVTADREVVRISLLTLRVSGLATLLAVVTGVPLGTALALSTFRGRKISATIVNTGMGLPPVVVGLWVSILLWRYGPLGFLHLMYTPTAMVIAQWMIALPIVTGFTMAGIGQLDPGVRLQILSLGASRLQLVWALLREARLSVLAAVMAGFGGAISEVGASMMVGGNVMGQTRVLTTATAMEAARGHFDTAIALSVILLALAFGVTFGLTHIQQKGRHT is encoded by the coding sequence ATGGACCTTGTGGTCGAAGGCATCGCGAAAGCATTGCGGCTTCTCGTCACGGCTGACCGTGAGGTCGTAAGGATTTCCCTCCTCACCCTGCGGGTGTCGGGGCTCGCGACCCTCCTGGCGGTGGTGACGGGAGTGCCCCTCGGGACGGCGCTCGCGCTTTCCACCTTCCGAGGGCGCAAGATCTCCGCGACTATCGTGAACACCGGCATGGGCCTTCCTCCCGTAGTCGTGGGGCTGTGGGTCAGCATCCTGCTGTGGCGGTACGGTCCGCTGGGCTTCCTGCATCTCATGTACACTCCCACCGCAATGGTGATAGCCCAGTGGATGATAGCCCTTCCGATAGTGACCGGCTTCACCATGGCCGGAATCGGACAGCTCGATCCGGGGGTGCGGCTCCAGATACTCTCGCTCGGAGCGTCGCGGTTGCAGCTCGTGTGGGCGCTTCTCCGCGAGGCGAGGCTTTCGGTCCTAGCTGCGGTGATGGCTGGATTCGGCGGGGCGATATCAGAGGTGGGCGCGTCCATGATGGTCGGCGGGAACGTGATGGGCCAGACGCGCGTCCTTACTACCGCGACAGCTATGGAAGCGGCGCGCGGCCACTTCGATACCGCCATAGCGCTCAGCGTGATCCTGCTGGCACTCGCCTTTGGGGTCACGTTCGGCCTTACCCACATTCAACAGAAGGGCAGGCACACCTGA
- the rimI gene encoding ribosomal protein S18-alanine N-acetyltransferase, with amino-acid sequence MDVEISPMRQSDLDDVMRIEKASFPTPWSRNAFLSEIYENSRACYLVARQSGKVIGYVGIWIILEEGHITNIAVHPDFRRRGIGERLMKAIMDYARSKGAKRFTLEVRVSNVGAQKLYEKLGFVSAGIRPGYYHDNGEDAMIMWRNEQRPRGRPARDDNG; translated from the coding sequence GTGGATGTTGAGATCAGCCCCATGCGGCAGTCGGATCTCGATGACGTCATGAGGATAGAGAAGGCTTCATTCCCGACTCCGTGGTCACGTAACGCGTTCCTCTCGGAGATCTACGAAAACAGCAGGGCGTGTTACCTTGTTGCGCGCCAGAGCGGCAAGGTGATAGGCTATGTGGGCATATGGATAATCCTCGAGGAAGGCCACATCACCAACATCGCCGTGCACCCTGACTTTCGACGCCGCGGCATAGGGGAGAGGCTCATGAAGGCCATCATGGATTACGCGCGGTCGAAAGGGGCAAAGAGGTTCACCCTCGAGGTGAGAGTCTCGAACGTGGGGGCGCAGAAGCTCTACGAGAAACTTGGGTTCGTGAGCGCCGGCATACGTCCTGGTTACTACCACGACAACGGTGAGGACGCCATGATCATGTGGAGGAACGAACAACGTCCGCGCGGTCGGCCTGCGAGGGACGACAATGGGTGA
- a CDS encoding 2-phosphosulfolactate phosphatase yields the protein MVHIDVALVPQEIEARSLSGITAVVIDVLRASTTISCAISNGCDEVIPTVSVEEAVEISRAYARGDYLLCGERKGEKIEGFDLGNSPLEYTEDRVAGKKIIITTTNGTCAIRAAKAADEVIVGSCWNLSAACERAVSTGRDILIVCAGEGKRFTLEDAVCAGMMCERIASMIEVDESDGCVAARRLYAAFRDNVAAAIAGSEHARHLARIGFGDDVAIAAQVDKISVVPVLHGGHIVRRAE from the coding sequence ATGGTGCACATCGACGTGGCGCTTGTTCCACAGGAGATCGAGGCCAGGAGCTTGAGCGGGATCACGGCGGTAGTCATCGATGTGTTGAGAGCCAGCACTACTATCTCATGCGCAATCTCGAATGGCTGCGACGAGGTCATTCCCACCGTCTCAGTGGAGGAGGCGGTGGAGATCTCGCGCGCCTACGCGAGGGGTGACTATCTTCTTTGCGGGGAGAGGAAAGGGGAGAAGATAGAGGGCTTCGACCTGGGCAACTCACCGCTGGAATACACGGAGGATCGCGTGGCGGGAAAGAAGATAATCATAACCACCACCAACGGCACGTGCGCAATCAGGGCGGCGAAGGCTGCGGACGAAGTCATCGTCGGATCGTGTTGGAACCTGTCGGCAGCTTGTGAGCGTGCCGTGTCCACCGGCAGGGACATCCTAATCGTGTGTGCAGGCGAGGGCAAGAGATTCACCCTGGAAGACGCGGTATGCGCCGGCATGATGTGCGAGCGCATCGCTTCCATGATCGAAGTGGACGAGTCCGACGGGTGCGTCGCAGCACGGCGCCTCTACGCTGCTTTTCGTGACAACGTCGCGGCGGCGATCGCCGGCTCGGAACACGCCCGTCATCTTGCGCGCATAGGCTTCGGCGACGACGTGGCGATAGCCGCGCAGGTGGACAAGATCAGCGTGGTGCCGGTGCTGCACGGCGGGCATATCGTGCGTAGGGCAGAGTGA
- the tsaD gene encoding tRNA (adenosine(37)-N6)-threonylcarbamoyltransferase complex transferase subunit TsaD, which yields MGETSYGAFHVLGLETSCDETSCAVLEGNGSCEAPGLRLRSNVVASQVNLHRRFGGVVPEVASRRHVEVIIPVIDQALRNAGLRASDVAAVAATHGPGLVGAILVGLSAAKAIAMARRVPFIGVNHVEAHLYANFIEHPDLRPPFVCLVVSGGHTDLVYLESHGSREVMGRTRDDAAGEAFDKVARVLGLGYPGGPAIDDAARVGDPSAIRFPRAFLEEGSYDFSFSGLKTAVVNYVKKARSANVPDIAAGFQEAVVDVLVEKTVRAARDKGVEIVALAGGVAANSRLRERMGARSSEVGLRLVIPSPGLCTDNAAMVACAGYFRLCRGERSPLELPAVPDLGLE from the coding sequence ATGGGTGAGACTAGTTACGGCGCGTTCCACGTGCTTGGGCTGGAGACAAGCTGCGATGAGACTTCATGTGCAGTGTTGGAAGGGAACGGTTCGTGTGAAGCACCGGGATTGCGCTTGCGGTCAAACGTAGTCGCCTCCCAGGTGAATCTTCACCGGAGATTCGGCGGCGTCGTTCCCGAGGTGGCCTCGCGGAGGCACGTCGAGGTCATCATTCCCGTGATAGACCAGGCACTGAGGAACGCCGGGCTCCGCGCGTCGGACGTCGCGGCGGTGGCGGCCACGCATGGTCCGGGCCTCGTGGGCGCCATACTAGTGGGTCTATCCGCAGCCAAGGCGATCGCGATGGCCCGGCGGGTGCCGTTCATCGGGGTGAATCACGTCGAGGCGCACTTGTACGCGAATTTCATCGAGCATCCGGACCTCCGCCCTCCATTTGTGTGCCTCGTGGTGTCAGGTGGGCATACGGACCTCGTGTACCTTGAGAGCCACGGCAGCCGCGAGGTAATGGGTCGGACTCGCGACGACGCAGCTGGCGAAGCGTTCGACAAGGTCGCGCGGGTTCTTGGGCTGGGCTATCCAGGTGGGCCCGCCATCGACGATGCGGCGCGCGTCGGAGACCCCAGTGCGATCCGGTTTCCCAGGGCATTCCTTGAGGAAGGCTCGTACGATTTCAGCTTCAGCGGGCTAAAGACGGCTGTAGTTAACTACGTGAAGAAAGCCCGCTCGGCAAACGTGCCTGATATCGCCGCCGGCTTTCAGGAGGCGGTGGTGGACGTGCTCGTCGAGAAGACCGTGAGGGCGGCTCGGGACAAGGGCGTGGAGATTGTAGCGCTCGCGGGAGGCGTGGCGGCCAACTCGAGGCTGAGAGAGAGAATGGGGGCCCGGTCATCAGAAGTTGGATTGAGGCTGGTGATTCCCTCGCCCGGTCTGTGCACCGACAACGCTGCGATGGTGGCATGCGCGGGTTACTTCCGGCTCTGTAGAGGTGAAAGAAGCCCCTTGGAGCTTCCGGCCGTCCCTGACCTGGGGCTCGAGTAG
- a CDS encoding LCP family protein, with protein MERMGGDGIGAGLAGLQPGPIGPSPFEPAEGPRHVTVRRVLFVLLVALAALAISVYVLVSSWLAPGATFGVEDRPVNVLVLGTDRTYDDRGKPMEGPARADAIMLVSVNPKANRMYLVSIPRDTKARIEGHGTGKVNASHTYGGQDLTRRTVEDLVGVPIDRYVEIDFQGFVRVIDALGGVEVEVDKDLYYVDRAGGLKVDLKKGRQVLNGAEALGYVRYRADALGDINRVKRQQNLLKAVARKATRIRDLGKATKILAILMEHVRTDMSRRDIASIGWFLVRTRAEVVSETLPGEFSPLYWVPDHERIGDLVEAMNEGFNR; from the coding sequence ATGGAACGTATGGGGGGCGACGGCATCGGCGCCGGGCTTGCGGGGCTGCAGCCAGGCCCCATAGGCCCTAGCCCGTTTGAGCCAGCGGAGGGGCCGCGCCACGTGACGGTGCGGCGGGTTCTCTTCGTGTTACTCGTTGCCCTCGCCGCGCTTGCGATCTCTGTGTACGTGCTGGTGTCCTCCTGGCTCGCGCCCGGAGCAACCTTCGGCGTGGAGGACCGGCCTGTGAACGTCCTTGTCCTCGGAACGGACAGAACGTACGACGACCGCGGGAAACCCATGGAAGGCCCAGCAAGGGCAGACGCCATCATGCTCGTGTCGGTGAACCCGAAGGCGAACAGAATGTACCTGGTTTCGATTCCGAGGGACACCAAGGCGCGGATCGAAGGCCACGGAACGGGCAAGGTGAACGCGTCGCATACCTACGGCGGCCAGGACCTCACGAGGAGGACTGTCGAGGATCTCGTTGGCGTCCCGATAGACCGGTATGTGGAGATCGACTTCCAAGGATTCGTGCGCGTCATCGACGCTTTGGGAGGCGTGGAGGTCGAGGTGGACAAGGACCTGTACTACGTGGACAGGGCGGGGGGCTTAAAGGTCGACTTGAAGAAGGGCAGGCAGGTGCTCAACGGCGCGGAAGCGCTCGGGTACGTGAGGTATCGAGCCGACGCGCTCGGTGACATCAACCGGGTGAAGCGCCAGCAGAACCTCCTGAAGGCCGTCGCCCGCAAGGCCACACGAATCCGGGACCTGGGCAAGGCCACCAAGATCCTGGCCATCTTGATGGAGCACGTCCGGACCGACATGTCCCGGCGGGATATAGCGTCCATCGGGTGGTTCTTGGTGAGGACCAGGGCAGAGGTCGTGTCGGAGACGTTGCCCGGGGAGTTTTCCCCGTTGTATTGGGTCCCCGATCATGAACGCATAGGCGACCTAGTGGAGGCGATGAACGAGGGCTTCAACCGATGA